From a single Streptomyces liliifuscus genomic region:
- a CDS encoding cytochrome P450 family protein, producing the protein MSEQGSIVIDPSGRDIHGEATRIRERGPVTRVELPDGVEAWAVSSTDLLKKLLTDPRVSKDPRQHWPVWINGEISPEWPLFTWVAVQNMFTAYGGEHKRLRTLVAKAFTARRTAALQPRIEEITKTLLDRIDEAGRRSEVVDLREEFCYPLPIQVISELFGLPEEKGAELRAVVDGIFNTAATPEEVTDIYTRLYAALGELVAAKRESPGDDLTSALIAARDDEGDTRLSEQELLDTLVLMISAGHETTVNLIDNAIHALLTHPDQLAHVRAGRATWDDVIEETLRVQAPVASLPLRYAVEDLAIGELGGPEGVVIGKGEAILAAYAAAGRDPLDHGADADRFDVTRLGKEHLAFGHGVHFCLGAPLGRMEARIALPALFERFPDLELAVPDQELSPVASFISNGHRRLPARLTKS; encoded by the coding sequence ATGTCAGAGCAGGGCTCCATCGTCATCGACCCGTCCGGCCGCGACATCCACGGCGAGGCGACACGGATACGCGAGCGCGGTCCGGTGACACGCGTTGAACTCCCCGACGGTGTGGAGGCCTGGGCGGTCAGCAGCACGGACCTGCTCAAGAAGCTGCTCACCGACCCACGGGTGTCGAAGGACCCGCGGCAGCACTGGCCGGTGTGGATCAACGGGGAGATCTCCCCGGAGTGGCCGCTGTTCACCTGGGTCGCCGTGCAGAACATGTTCACGGCGTACGGCGGGGAGCACAAACGCCTGCGGACCCTGGTGGCGAAGGCGTTCACCGCCCGCCGGACGGCCGCGCTCCAGCCGCGTATCGAGGAGATCACCAAGACTCTGCTCGACCGGATCGACGAGGCCGGGCGGCGGAGCGAGGTCGTCGATCTGCGCGAGGAGTTCTGCTATCCGCTGCCGATCCAGGTGATCAGCGAGCTGTTCGGGCTGCCCGAGGAGAAGGGCGCGGAGCTGCGGGCCGTCGTGGACGGCATCTTCAACACCGCCGCGACCCCGGAGGAGGTCACGGACATCTATACGAGGCTGTACGCGGCCCTCGGTGAACTCGTCGCCGCCAAGCGGGAGTCGCCCGGGGACGACCTCACCTCCGCGCTGATCGCCGCGCGCGACGACGAGGGCGACACGCGGCTGAGCGAGCAGGAGCTGCTCGACACGCTGGTGTTGATGATCAGCGCGGGGCACGAGACCACGGTCAACCTCATCGACAACGCGATCCACGCTCTGCTGACCCACCCCGACCAACTGGCGCACGTCCGGGCGGGGCGTGCCACCTGGGACGACGTGATCGAGGAGACCCTGCGGGTGCAGGCGCCGGTGGCCAGTCTGCCGTTGCGGTACGCGGTGGAGGACCTGGCGATCGGTGAACTGGGCGGGCCCGAGGGTGTGGTGATCGGCAAGGGTGAGGCGATTCTCGCGGCGTACGCGGCCGCGGGGCGCGACCCCTTGGACCACGGGGCGGATGCCGACCGGTTCGACGTCACGCGCCTCGGCAAGGAGCATCTGGCCTTCGGGCACGGGGTCCACTTCTGCCTCGGCGCTCCGCTGGGCCGTATGGAGGCCCGCATCGCGCTGCCCGCGCTCTTCGAGCGCTTCCCCGACCTCGAACTCGCCGTTCCCGACCAGGAGTTGAGCCCGGTGGCCTCATTCATCTCCAACGGCCACCGGCGCCTGCCGGCGAGGCTCACGAAGAGCTGA
- a CDS encoding cytochrome P450 — protein MYGPEFAADPGALYGKLRAHGNTAPVELAPGVRATLVTGYEAALHVLRSPETFSKDPRRWRDLADGTVAPDSPVVPMMMYRPNALFTDGEEHRRLRGAITDSLARVEPNTLRGYVERSADTLIDLIAPRGEADLLGEYAQVLPLLVFNRLFGCPPDLGERLVEGMSGIFDGVDAEKANELLTVTLLDLIALKRARPGQDMTSWMMAHPAALTDEEMIHELVVLMGAGTEPQQNLISNGLRLLLSDDRFAGSLGGGSLPVEDALDEVLWTDPPMANYAVHYPIRDVVYEGTLLRAGDPVVISLAAANTDPALTNDQRAGNRAHLAWSAGPHNCPAQSPARLIAAVAVEKLLDRLPDVELAVPVGELEWRPGPFHRALASLPVRFPVAPVSGEAVAGREGVRRPALPAPAGSPPEAPAAETARATGTWARLRAWWRGE, from the coding sequence ATGTACGGCCCAGAGTTCGCCGCCGACCCTGGTGCCCTCTACGGGAAGCTGCGGGCGCACGGCAACACCGCGCCCGTCGAACTCGCGCCCGGCGTCCGCGCCACCCTCGTCACCGGGTACGAGGCCGCGCTGCACGTTCTGCGCAGCCCGGAGACGTTCTCCAAGGACCCCCGCCGCTGGCGCGACCTGGCCGACGGCACCGTCGCGCCGGACAGCCCGGTCGTGCCGATGATGATGTACCGGCCGAACGCGCTGTTCACCGACGGCGAGGAGCACCGCAGGCTCCGCGGCGCCATCACCGACAGCCTGGCGCGCGTCGAGCCCAACACCCTGCGCGGATACGTCGAGCGCAGCGCCGACACACTGATCGACCTGATCGCGCCGCGCGGCGAGGCGGACCTGCTCGGTGAGTACGCCCAGGTCCTGCCGCTGCTCGTCTTCAACCGGCTCTTCGGATGCCCGCCCGACCTCGGTGAGCGGCTCGTCGAGGGCATGTCCGGGATCTTCGACGGCGTGGACGCGGAGAAGGCCAACGAGCTGCTCACCGTGACCCTGCTCGACCTGATCGCGCTCAAGCGCGCGCGGCCGGGGCAGGACATGACGTCCTGGATGATGGCCCATCCGGCCGCCCTCACCGACGAGGAGATGATCCACGAGCTCGTCGTCCTCATGGGTGCGGGCACCGAGCCCCAGCAGAACCTGATCTCCAACGGGCTGCGGCTGCTGCTCTCCGACGACCGGTTCGCGGGCAGCCTGGGCGGTGGCAGCCTGCCGGTCGAGGACGCGCTCGACGAGGTCCTGTGGACCGATCCGCCGATGGCCAACTACGCGGTGCACTATCCGATTCGGGACGTCGTGTACGAGGGGACGCTGTTGCGGGCGGGGGATCCCGTCGTCATCAGCCTTGCCGCCGCGAACACGGATCCGGCGCTGACGAATGATCAGCGTGCGGGTAATCGCGCCCACTTGGCGTGGAGCGCGGGTCCGCACAACTGTCCGGCGCAGAGCCCGGCGCGGTTGATCGCCGCCGTGGCGGTCGAGAAGCTGCTCGACCGGTTGCCTGATGTCGAGCTCGCGGTGCCTGTGGGTGAACTGGAGTGGCGGCCGGGGCCGTTCCACCGGGCGTTGGCCTCGTTGCCTGTGCGGTTTCCGGTGGCGCCGGTCAGTGGGGAGGCTGTGGCCGGCCGGGAGGGTGTGCGGCGGCCCGCCCTGCCCGCGCCCGCCGGATCTCCTCCGGAGGCCCCGGCCGCCGAGACGGCTCGCGCCACGGGGACGTGGGCGCGACTGCGGGCGTGGTGGCGCGGGGAGTAG
- a CDS encoding GTP-binding protein — protein MGSAPASEDSPAGGVYLPSGVQTAVKVLIVGHFAVGKTTFVGALSEIRPLRTEEVMTQAGALVDDLAGTKDKTTTTVALDFGRLTLNDSLVLYLFGTPGQQRFTELWQDMTRGALGALVLADTRRLGQSFDVMGVLEELGLPYAVALNDFDDASAEHDLEEVREALDLLPETPLVRCDARDRISSTHALIALVEYLLTRNAGRADDSAGAAGPAGSPGDSELEHA, from the coding sequence ATGGGCTCCGCGCCCGCCTCTGAAGACAGCCCCGCCGGGGGCGTCTACCTGCCGAGCGGTGTGCAGACCGCCGTCAAGGTCCTGATCGTGGGGCACTTCGCGGTCGGCAAGACCACCTTCGTCGGCGCGCTGTCCGAGATCCGGCCGCTGCGCACGGAGGAGGTCATGACCCAGGCCGGCGCGCTCGTCGACGACCTCGCGGGCACGAAGGACAAGACGACCACCACCGTCGCCCTCGACTTCGGCCGCCTCACCCTCAACGACTCCCTCGTGCTGTACCTCTTCGGCACCCCGGGACAGCAGCGCTTCACCGAGCTGTGGCAGGACATGACCCGCGGCGCGCTCGGCGCGCTCGTCCTCGCCGACACGCGCCGCCTCGGCCAGTCCTTCGACGTCATGGGCGTCCTGGAGGAACTGGGCCTGCCGTACGCCGTCGCCCTCAACGACTTCGACGACGCCTCCGCCGAGCACGACCTGGAAGAGGTCCGCGAGGCGCTCGACCTGCTCCCCGAAACACCCCTCGTACGGTGCGACGCCCGCGACCGGATCTCCTCCACGCACGCGCTGATCGCCCTCGTCGAATACCTCCTCACCCGCAATGCCGGCAGAGCCGACGACAGTGCCGGCGCTGCCGGCCCTGCCGGCAGTCCCGGCGACAGTGAACTGGAGCACGCGTGA
- a CDS encoding DUF742 domain-containing protein: protein MTPPRRPGGKLVRPYVVTDGRSHPTRNTLDLVTLLIAADDLPLTGLSPEKRALMELCRPGALSVAEVAGHLALPVSVTKVLIADLMDSGHIVTRAPIPSARPSETRILQEVLDGLRARL, encoded by the coding sequence ATGACACCGCCCAGGCGTCCCGGAGGGAAGCTGGTGCGGCCGTACGTCGTCACGGACGGCCGCTCACACCCGACCCGCAACACCCTGGACCTGGTCACGCTGCTGATCGCCGCCGACGATCTGCCGCTGACCGGACTGAGCCCGGAGAAGCGGGCGTTGATGGAGCTGTGCAGGCCCGGCGCGCTGTCGGTCGCCGAGGTGGCCGGACACCTGGCGCTGCCGGTCAGCGTCACCAAGGTGCTGATCGCCGACCTCATGGACAGCGGCCACATCGTCACCCGCGCCCCCATCCCGTCCGCCCGGCCGTCCGAGACCCGCATCCTCCAGGAGGTCCTCGATGGGCTCCGCGCCCGCCTCTGA